In a single window of the Desulfovibrio sp. JC010 genome:
- a CDS encoding 2-amino-3,7-dideoxy-D-threo-hept-6-ulosonate synthase — MQIGKSVRMERIVNRNTGRTIVVPMDHGISVGPLKGLRSMRRAVNDMVKGGANAVLMHKGLVRCSHREEGGDVGLIVHLSASTCLSPLPNKKTLVGTVEDALRLGADAVSVHVNLGDEAEAQMLSDLGEVASAATSWGVPVLAMVYARGPLVKDEFDPEVVAHCARAGEELGADIVKVPYTGDIETFKDVVEGCCIPVVIAGGPKLDSTRDFLQMVSDSIEAGGAGLSVGRNVFQHENRVKLMEALHMVVHEDETVDNALAHIGE; from the coding sequence ATGCAGATTGGTAAAAGCGTAAGAATGGAGCGGATAGTTAACCGCAATACAGGCCGGACAATCGTTGTTCCCATGGACCACGGTATCAGTGTCGGCCCCCTGAAAGGTCTTCGTTCCATGCGCCGGGCAGTTAACGATATGGTCAAAGGCGGAGCCAATGCAGTGCTCATGCACAAGGGTCTCGTCCGCTGCTCCCACCGCGAAGAAGGCGGCGACGTCGGTCTCATCGTTCATCTGTCCGCATCCACCTGTCTTTCCCCGCTGCCCAACAAGAAAACTCTGGTCGGCACTGTTGAAGACGCACTTCGTCTCGGCGCGGACGCTGTTTCCGTCCACGTAAATCTCGGTGATGAAGCTGAAGCGCAGATGCTTTCCGATCTCGGTGAAGTCGCTTCCGCCGCCACCAGCTGGGGTGTTCCGGTTCTGGCAATGGTTTACGCTCGCGGACCCTTGGTTAAAGACGAATTCGATCCCGAAGTTGTGGCCCACTGCGCCCGTGCAGGTGAAGAACTGGGTGCCGATATCGTAAAAGTTCCCTACACCGGAGACATTGAAACTTTCAAAGACGTGGTTGAAGGCTGTTGCATCCCGGTTGTGATTGCAGGCGGTCCCAAGCTCGATTCCACCCGCGATTTCCTGCAGATGGTTTCCGATTCTATCGAAGCCGGCGGTGCCGGACTTTCTGTCGGCCGCAATGTCTTCCAGCATGAAAACCGCGTTAAGCTGATGGAAGCCCTGCACATGGTTGTTCACGAAGACGAAACTGTTGATAACGCTCTCGCTCACATCGGCGAATAG
- a CDS encoding 3-dehydroquinate synthase II family protein, translating to MKKIIYKAIPFDKKLLSLALESGVDAILTSPEDKEAVESLGRVTVITPDDMPCVAINEKADEAVAVDLDKKGKDVCLAAGWEIIPVENLLAQIDSLTLEAESLDRARLAASVMERGADSIVVTPEGAADLKQIVAELKLSQGKMELQKATVTKIESAGLAHRVCVDTTSKLKKGQGILTGNSSAFTFLVHAETESNPYVAARPFRVNAGAVHAYAILPGDKTTYLEELRSGSEVLVVDKSGETSVAVVGRSKLEVRPMLLITAEVQTPEGPVSGKVFLQNAETIRVVSGDGEPVSVVTLKEGDEVLCRMDEAGRHFGMRIKEEISED from the coding sequence ATGAAAAAAATTATTTATAAAGCGATCCCCTTCGATAAAAAACTGCTCAGCCTTGCCCTTGAGTCCGGAGTGGATGCGATCCTCACTTCCCCGGAAGACAAGGAAGCCGTGGAATCCCTCGGCCGGGTAACTGTCATCACCCCTGATGATATGCCCTGCGTAGCCATCAACGAAAAGGCGGATGAAGCTGTTGCGGTTGATCTTGACAAAAAAGGCAAAGATGTCTGTCTCGCTGCAGGCTGGGAAATTATCCCGGTTGAAAACCTGCTCGCCCAGATCGACTCCCTCACCCTTGAAGCTGAATCCCTTGACCGTGCAAGACTGGCTGCCAGCGTAATGGAGCGCGGTGCCGACTCAATCGTGGTCACTCCCGAAGGGGCTGCCGATCTCAAGCAGATCGTCGCCGAACTGAAACTCTCGCAGGGCAAGATGGAACTTCAGAAAGCAACAGTTACCAAAATCGAATCCGCCGGACTCGCTCACCGGGTCTGCGTCGATACCACCTCCAAGCTCAAGAAAGGACAGGGAATCCTGACCGGAAATTCTTCCGCCTTCACCTTTCTCGTACATGCTGAGACCGAATCCAACCCTTACGTTGCCGCGCGTCCTTTCCGGGTGAATGCCGGGGCTGTTCATGCCTACGCCATTCTGCCCGGCGACAAGACCACTTATCTTGAAGAACTGCGTTCCGGTTCCGAGGTTCTTGTGGTCGATAAGTCCGGCGAAACTTCTGTGGCAGTTGTGGGTCGCAGCAAGCTTGAAGTCCGTCCCATGCTTCTTATCACCGCCGAGGTCCAGACCCCCGAAGGTCCGGTTTCCGGAAAGGTCTTCCTTCAGAATGCGGAAACCATTCGTGTAGTCAGCGGTGACGGTGAGCCTGTAAGTGTGGTAACACTGAAAGAAGGCGACGAAGTTCTTTGCCGCATGGATGAAGCGGGCCGTCACTTCGGCATGCGCATCAAAGAAGAAATTTCAGAGGATTAA
- the pheA gene encoding prephenate dehydratase, which translates to MSQSSKKNLGDLRVEIDSLDSEILELLNKRAAASLAVGAIKAGSSDQIFKPFREQEVLRGLIDRNPGTLPPEHLEAIYREIISSSRRLQRPERVVYLGPEGTFSYFAGLQHMGRQADLLPKNNFEDIFVAVSKGEADLGIIPLENSLKGTVGQNVDLFMRYPVFIQAELYHRISHGLMTKGADISEIKTVYSHSKALEQCTGWLRANMPGAELVSVESTAKAAQMVSESNEPVAAVGHVKLANLFGLHVTAEAIEDLPDNWTRFLIIGPKPGQEGKRDKTSLLFTTPDRPGALVEVLNELSGHDINMTKLESRPALGEKWKYMFFVDLQGDLGAEEHASLIEDLKTRCLTFKILGSYPAGAQDGGKI; encoded by the coding sequence ATGTCACAGTCCAGCAAAAAAAATCTCGGTGATCTGCGGGTGGAAATCGATTCCCTCGACAGTGAAATCTTAGAGCTTCTCAATAAGCGTGCCGCTGCGTCTCTCGCAGTAGGAGCAATCAAGGCCGGATCATCTGACCAGATTTTCAAGCCTTTCCGGGAGCAGGAAGTCCTGCGCGGCCTCATCGACCGCAACCCCGGGACTCTCCCGCCTGAGCACCTTGAAGCAATTTATCGCGAAATTATTTCTTCCTCCCGCAGGCTGCAGCGGCCTGAGCGCGTGGTCTATCTAGGCCCCGAAGGGACATTCTCATATTTTGCCGGACTGCAGCACATGGGACGTCAGGCCGACCTGCTCCCCAAGAACAATTTTGAAGATATTTTTGTGGCCGTTTCCAAGGGCGAGGCCGATCTCGGCATCATTCCCCTTGAAAATTCGCTCAAGGGAACGGTCGGACAGAACGTTGACCTCTTTATGCGTTACCCGGTGTTCATTCAGGCCGAGCTGTATCATCGCATCAGCCACGGACTTATGACCAAGGGTGCCGACATCAGCGAGATCAAAACTGTCTATTCACACTCCAAGGCACTTGAGCAATGCACCGGGTGGCTGCGTGCCAATATGCCCGGCGCAGAGCTCGTGTCTGTGGAATCCACTGCCAAGGCTGCCCAGATGGTTTCAGAAAGTAACGAACCTGTAGCCGCTGTAGGTCATGTAAAGCTGGCAAACCTCTTCGGTCTGCATGTTACAGCCGAAGCCATTGAAGACCTGCCCGATAACTGGACCCGTTTTCTCATTATCGGACCCAAGCCAGGTCAGGAAGGCAAACGCGATAAGACTTCACTCCTTTTCACCACCCCGGATCGTCCCGGTGCGCTGGTGGAAGTCCTCAACGAGCTTTCAGGCCATGATATCAACATGACCAAGCTTGAATCGCGTCCCGCCCTTGGCGAAAAGTGGAAGTATATGTTTTTCGTCGATCTGCAAGGCGATCTTGGAGCCGAAGAACACGCTTCGCTCATCGAAGATCTTAAAACCCGCTGCCTGACCTTTAAAATACTGGGCAGCTACCCCGCAGGCGCACAAGACGGCGGTAAGATTTAA
- a CDS encoding diguanylate cyclase domain-containing protein has protein sequence MIFSARTTNLFSKWIPFRLIIPLVVILTIAGYLCLKLDSMSIRDQERIFNEQQALQAKLVATALKDKLDSIVNSSSTLAEYSLVDFISGKRSAESIKKLFKIKQNAMTALTLISFHTSPENEPITSDINSPRLVQAHQVAQEWTEKYYSAISGMRSGFITPKPLVNEKMRLAGLLVPVWNENNFAGLLTVVIDLDRLTDKYIVPLQVGRFGSGYIVDGSGTVIFDQESEILGKNIFELHKGYQDLIRIDSRMLHEQYGTGEYSFTVKRNQRVERKLVAWNTARLGEMRLVVAISAPETDATNSMTSIQTVRAAMLIFILLLFFAIVFFFYYHRSQQILLRQNKELQSKDNLFEAIAGNAPGIIYKCEMNQPYAMHYISTKVRKVTGYDPEDFLRGGKSMYYDLVHPEDRAGLKNEINEALGNNKSFEYEYRILRSDGSERKVYEKGIKLPEEGSMVGFILDITDHKKKEEALRQAEENYSALVTTAPLGIFQTTPQGEFINANSQMAHYYGYSSPETFLNEASNIAKDCYVVSGERDRLLTILKKFGHTENFEARHKRKDGSTFWASESIMAIKDEDGNIIRMDGFLMDISERKEHEETMRRLAMFDNLTGLPNRVLFDDRLKQALSHANRNRMKVAILYADLDNFKQVNDELGHMSGDSVLKEVAGRFSDCLRTSDTLSRIGGDEFIFILQDVGTRNEIEVVAQRIIDSMRAPFYVGEKVYRIGVSIGISIFPDNGEEKEKLIRLADEAMYKAKSRGKNGYSF, from the coding sequence TTGATTTTCTCAGCCAGAACAACCAACCTTTTCAGCAAATGGATTCCATTCAGATTGATTATCCCGCTGGTCGTAATCCTGACCATTGCCGGATATCTATGTTTAAAACTGGATTCAATGTCCATCCGTGATCAGGAAAGAATTTTCAATGAACAGCAGGCCCTGCAGGCAAAGCTGGTTGCAACTGCACTGAAAGACAAGCTGGACAGCATTGTCAACTCCTCTTCCACTCTCGCTGAATACTCGCTTGTGGACTTCATAAGTGGAAAACGCTCCGCTGAATCCATCAAAAAACTGTTTAAAATCAAACAGAATGCCATGACAGCACTCACCCTGATCAGCTTCCACACCTCACCTGAAAACGAGCCCATCACTTCCGATATAAATTCGCCGAGACTGGTGCAGGCCCATCAGGTGGCTCAGGAATGGACTGAAAAATATTACTCCGCAATTTCAGGCATGCGCTCCGGGTTCATTACCCCGAAACCGCTGGTCAATGAAAAAATGCGTCTTGCCGGACTGCTGGTGCCCGTCTGGAACGAAAACAATTTTGCAGGGCTGTTGACTGTAGTAATTGACCTCGACAGGCTGACCGACAAATACATTGTTCCGCTGCAGGTCGGCAGATTCGGTTCCGGGTACATTGTTGACGGTTCCGGTACAGTTATCTTTGATCAGGAATCTGAAATTCTGGGCAAAAACATTTTCGAACTTCACAAAGGCTATCAGGACCTGATCAGAATAGACTCCCGTATGCTGCACGAACAATACGGAACCGGGGAATACTCCTTTACCGTAAAAAGGAACCAGCGCGTAGAACGCAAGCTGGTGGCCTGGAACACCGCCAGGCTGGGAGAAATGCGCCTTGTGGTCGCCATCTCCGCTCCGGAAACCGATGCCACCAACTCCATGACTTCCATCCAGACGGTGCGCGCGGCCATGCTGATTTTTATCCTGCTGCTCTTTTTCGCCATAGTTTTCTTTTTTTACTACCATAGATCGCAACAGATCCTTCTCCGCCAGAACAAAGAGTTACAGAGCAAAGATAACCTATTCGAAGCCATTGCCGGAAATGCTCCGGGCATCATCTACAAATGCGAAATGAATCAGCCGTATGCAATGCACTACATCAGCACCAAGGTACGCAAGGTTACCGGATATGACCCTGAAGATTTCCTCAGAGGCGGCAAAAGCATGTACTATGATCTGGTACACCCTGAAGACCGTGCCGGCCTGAAAAACGAAATCAACGAAGCCTTGGGCAACAACAAATCCTTTGAATACGAATATCGCATTCTGCGCAGCGACGGCAGTGAACGCAAGGTTTACGAAAAAGGGATCAAACTTCCGGAAGAAGGAAGCATGGTCGGATTTATCCTTGATATTACCGATCATAAAAAGAAAGAAGAAGCCCTGCGGCAGGCCGAAGAGAACTACAGCGCGCTGGTCACTACTGCGCCGCTGGGAATTTTCCAGACCACTCCGCAGGGAGAATTCATCAACGCCAACAGCCAGATGGCCCATTACTACGGCTACAGCTCACCGGAAACATTTCTTAATGAAGCCTCCAACATAGCAAAGGACTGCTATGTCGTGTCCGGCGAAAGAGACAGACTGCTGACCATTCTGAAAAAATTCGGACACACGGAAAACTTTGAAGCCAGACATAAACGCAAGGACGGGAGCACATTCTGGGCCAGTGAATCCATCATGGCCATTAAGGATGAAGACGGAAACATCATACGCATGGACGGCTTCCTCATGGATATTTCCGAGCGCAAGGAACACGAAGAGACCATGCGCCGACTGGCAATGTTTGACAACCTGACCGGGCTGCCCAACCGGGTGCTCTTTGACGACCGCCTGAAACAAGCCCTTTCCCACGCCAATCGCAACCGCATGAAAGTGGCCATCCTATACGCCGACCTCGACAACTTCAAACAGGTTAACGACGAACTGGGGCACATGTCCGGAGACTCCGTACTCAAGGAAGTAGCAGGAAGATTCAGTGACTGTCTGCGTACCAGCGACACTCTTTCACGCATCGGCGGAGATGAATTCATTTTCATCCTGCAGGATGTGGGAACCCGCAATGAAATCGAAGTAGTTGCACAGCGCATAATTGATTCCATGCGCGCGCCGTTTTACGTGGGAGAAAAAGTCTACCGCATCGGGGTCAGCATCGGAATAAGCATCTTCCCGGATAATGGAGAAGAAAAAGAAAAGCTTATCCGCCTTGCAGACGAAGCCATGTACAAAGCCAAAAGCCGGGGCAAAAACGGATATTCATTTTAA
- a CDS encoding P-II family nitrogen regulator, with protein sequence MKLIITYIRPECLTPVKQALYAKGIYTMSVTNILGSGRGAGFTETYRGVVMEVNLLKKVRIEIGLDEEKVESALEAIKTGAQTGKEGDGVIFVQDLGRTIRIRTGEESL encoded by the coding sequence ATGAAACTCATCATCACATACATCAGGCCCGAATGCCTTACCCCGGTAAAGCAGGCCCTCTACGCCAAAGGAATCTACACCATGTCGGTAACCAACATCCTCGGCTCCGGCCGGGGGGCGGGATTCACAGAAACCTACCGCGGTGTTGTAATGGAAGTTAACCTGCTCAAAAAAGTCCGCATTGAAATCGGTCTGGATGAAGAAAAAGTCGAAAGCGCACTGGAAGCAATCAAAACCGGTGCCCAGACAGGCAAAGAAGGTGACGGCGTCATCTTTGTACAGGACCTCGGCAGGACCATCAGAATCAGAACCGGCGAAGAATCACTTTAA
- a CDS encoding ammonium transporter produces the protein MTIKRSMVGRKIPALATLMLLAAPSAAFAAEEAMSQTHGNILWTLLAAILVFLMQAGFACVEAGFTRAKSAGNILMKNFLDFSAGSIIFFLLGFGLMFGLDAGGFIGTSAFGLSGTGLTDGDSQWTLTFWFFQSVFAATAATIVSGGIAERTKFSSYILVTAIVTGLIYPISGHWAWGSLWLGDAGAGWLEGMGFMDFAGSTVVHSVGGWIALAGAMVLGPRIGKYTADGKAKAIPGHNIPMAALGVFILWFGWFGFNPGSTTTADGSIGLIAVTTSLSACAGTLGAMFTSWFRFGKPDISMTCNGALAGLVGITAPCATVTPAAAIIIGIISGVLVVLSIEFIDKVLKIDDPVGAVSVHGVCGAWGTLACGLFTTPALNDGTGGLFYGGGFGILTTQIIGIVVCFIWAFGMGYLAFTITKAIMGIRVSAEEEMKGLDIAEHGMESYNGFQIFSNE, from the coding sequence ATGACTATTAAACGTTCCATGGTAGGCCGCAAAATCCCGGCCCTCGCTACCCTCATGCTCCTGGCAGCACCTTCCGCGGCATTCGCAGCCGAAGAAGCCATGTCCCAGACTCACGGTAACATTCTCTGGACCCTTCTCGCAGCTATTCTTGTTTTTCTGATGCAGGCAGGCTTCGCATGTGTAGAAGCAGGATTCACCCGCGCAAAGAGTGCCGGTAACATCCTGATGAAAAACTTTCTCGATTTTTCCGCAGGTTCAATCATCTTTTTCCTGCTCGGTTTCGGCCTCATGTTCGGCCTTGACGCAGGCGGCTTTATCGGAACCTCCGCCTTCGGACTCTCCGGTACCGGACTTACCGACGGAGACTCCCAGTGGACCCTGACATTCTGGTTCTTCCAGTCTGTATTCGCAGCCACTGCGGCGACCATCGTATCCGGCGGTATTGCTGAACGTACTAAATTCAGCAGCTATATCCTTGTAACCGCCATTGTGACCGGACTCATTTATCCTATCTCCGGCCACTGGGCATGGGGTTCCCTCTGGCTCGGCGACGCCGGTGCTGGCTGGCTCGAAGGTATGGGATTCATGGACTTCGCAGGCTCTACTGTAGTTCACTCCGTAGGTGGCTGGATCGCTCTGGCAGGTGCCATGGTTCTCGGACCCCGTATCGGTAAATACACTGCAGACGGCAAAGCAAAAGCTATCCCCGGCCACAACATCCCCATGGCGGCACTCGGCGTATTCATCCTCTGGTTCGGCTGGTTCGGTTTCAACCCCGGCTCCACCACCACTGCAGACGGTTCCATCGGTCTCATCGCCGTAACCACAAGCCTCTCCGCCTGTGCGGGTACCCTCGGTGCAATGTTCACCTCATGGTTCAGATTCGGCAAGCCTGATATCTCCATGACCTGTAACGGCGCGCTGGCAGGACTGGTCGGTATCACCGCTCCCTGCGCAACCGTAACTCCCGCAGCAGCTATCATCATCGGTATCATCTCAGGTGTGCTGGTAGTACTCTCCATCGAGTTCATTGATAAAGTGCTCAAAATCGACGACCCGGTCGGTGCTGTATCCGTACACGGCGTCTGCGGTGCCTGGGGAACCCTCGCTTGCGGTCTCTTCACCACCCCGGCTCTTAACGATGGCACAGGCGGCCTCTTCTACGGCGGCGGATTCGGAATCCTCACTACCCAGATCATCGGTATCGTAGTCTGCTTCATCTGGGCATTCGGAATGGGTTACCTCGCATTCACCATCACCAAGGCAATCATGGGCATCAGGGTTTCCGCTGAAGAAGAAATGAAGGGCCTCGACATCGCTGAACACGGCATGGAGTCCTACAACGGCTTCCAGATCTTCTCCAACGAATAG
- the aspA gene encoding aspartate ammonia-lyase — MKFRNEHDCIGRKKVPEDALYGAQTMRASENFRITGIPISHYPHIIYSLAQIKKAAALTNNELGKLDDDKTKAIVFACEELLADKHHDQFIVDIIQGGAGTSTNMNANEVIANIGLEHLGFKHGEYDNLHPNIHVNMAQSTNDVYPTCLRLTLISQLNLLVESMEYLQESFAAKGKEFSHILKMGRTQLQDAVPMTLGQEFTSYSVMVGEDIERVREAKALICEINMGGTAIGTGLNAPPRYAQMVTEKLKEISGFDLELAPDLVEATQDTGAYVQLSGVLKRVAVKTSKICNDLRLLSSGPRCGFNEINLPPMAPGSSIMPGKVNPIIPEVVNQIAFTVIGSDVTVSMAAEAGQLELNVMEPVIAASLINSLTIMRRGFRTLADRCISGITANEDICRGYVENSIGLVTALNPYIGYEKSTEVANEALKSGRSVYDIVIEKEYMSKEELDKALSPEAMVHTHPLNLIETK, encoded by the coding sequence ATGAAATTTCGCAATGAACACGATTGCATAGGCCGGAAAAAAGTCCCCGAAGACGCTCTCTACGGGGCCCAGACCATGCGGGCTTCCGAGAATTTCCGCATCACCGGGATTCCTATTTCCCACTACCCGCACATCATTTATTCACTGGCACAGATCAAAAAAGCAGCAGCTCTGACCAACAACGAACTTGGCAAACTTGATGACGATAAAACCAAAGCAATCGTCTTTGCCTGTGAAGAGTTACTGGCCGACAAGCACCACGACCAATTTATTGTCGATATTATTCAGGGCGGAGCCGGAACATCCACCAACATGAATGCCAATGAAGTCATCGCCAACATCGGCCTTGAACATCTCGGCTTCAAACACGGTGAATATGACAACCTGCACCCCAACATCCACGTCAACATGGCCCAGTCCACCAACGACGTGTACCCCACCTGTTTGCGGCTGACCCTGATATCCCAACTGAACCTGCTCGTTGAATCCATGGAATACCTGCAGGAAAGCTTCGCCGCCAAGGGTAAGGAATTTTCCCATATCCTGAAAATGGGCCGCACCCAGCTTCAGGACGCCGTACCCATGACGCTGGGGCAGGAATTCACTTCCTACTCCGTAATGGTCGGTGAAGATATTGAACGGGTCCGCGAAGCAAAGGCCCTTATCTGCGAGATCAACATGGGCGGAACCGCCATCGGTACCGGGCTTAATGCACCGCCCCGATATGCCCAGATGGTCACCGAGAAGCTGAAAGAAATCAGCGGATTCGACCTTGAACTGGCCCCTGACCTTGTGGAAGCCACTCAGGACACCGGAGCCTATGTGCAGCTTTCCGGGGTTCTCAAACGCGTGGCCGTTAAAACTTCTAAAATATGCAATGACCTGCGGCTGCTTTCATCCGGACCCCGTTGCGGATTCAATGAAATCAACCTCCCGCCCATGGCTCCGGGATCATCCATCATGCCCGGCAAGGTCAACCCGATCATCCCGGAAGTGGTCAACCAGATAGCTTTCACCGTTATCGGCAGCGACGTTACCGTCAGCATGGCCGCCGAAGCCGGGCAGCTGGAACTGAACGTAATGGAACCGGTAATCGCCGCAAGTTTAATCAACTCCCTGACCATCATGCGCCGCGGTTTCCGCACCCTTGCCGACCGCTGTATTTCCGGCATCACTGCCAACGAAGATATCTGCCGCGGTTATGTGGAAAACAGCATCGGGCTGGTCACCGCCCTCAACCCGTACATCGGTTACGAAAAATCCACCGAAGTAGCCAATGAGGCCCTCAAGTCCGGACGCTCGGTATATGATATCGTCATCGAAAAAGAGTATATGTCCAAAGAAGAGCTTGATAAGGCCCTTTCACCCGAAGCCATGGTCCACACCCATCCGCTGAATCTTATTGAGACCAAGTAG
- the rarD gene encoding EamA family transporter RarD, producing MNKNTHDGLIYAAGAFILWGLLPIYWKSLEEVPALELLCNRIVWSLVFVGILLTCKKRWAEVKTALADKKGKLLLTLSSCLIGTNWFIYIWAVNHDHVVDTSMGYYMTPLMNALLGFIFMKDRLNRMQGLAIMLAACGVAYSIIDYGHIPYIALTLAVSFAFYGLVRKVMKVESLPGLFIETAVLTPISAAYLIWLAFSGEISIYKIGLTDNILLLGAGAATSMPLIFFAHGARRLRLVTLGMMQYIAPTLALILGVFVYHEPFNSARLITFAFIWSGIAVYVADGISKNFKTMQKISN from the coding sequence ATGAACAAGAATACCCACGACGGCCTTATCTACGCCGCAGGCGCTTTCATTCTCTGGGGCTTACTGCCCATCTACTGGAAATCACTGGAAGAGGTTCCGGCACTGGAACTGCTCTGCAACAGGATTGTCTGGTCTCTCGTCTTTGTGGGGATTCTGCTCACCTGCAAAAAACGCTGGGCTGAAGTGAAAACCGCCCTTGCGGATAAAAAAGGCAAGCTCCTGCTCACCTTAAGCAGCTGCCTCATCGGCACAAACTGGTTCATCTACATCTGGGCGGTCAACCATGACCATGTGGTGGACACCAGCATGGGCTATTACATGACCCCGCTCATGAACGCACTGCTCGGCTTCATCTTCATGAAAGACAGGCTGAACAGGATGCAGGGACTTGCCATCATGCTCGCGGCCTGCGGAGTTGCTTATTCTATAATTGATTATGGACACATTCCTTATATAGCATTGACTCTGGCCGTATCTTTCGCCTTTTACGGGCTGGTGCGCAAAGTAATGAAGGTGGAGTCATTGCCGGGACTTTTTATAGAGACTGCCGTGCTGACCCCTATTTCTGCCGCTTACCTGATCTGGCTGGCTTTTTCAGGCGAAATAAGTATATATAAAATAGGCTTAACGGATAACATCCTGCTCCTCGGAGCCGGGGCGGCCACATCCATGCCGCTGATCTTTTTTGCCCACGGCGCACGCAGGCTGCGGCTGGTAACACTGGGGATGATGCAATACATCGCCCCCACGCTGGCACTCATACTCGGCGTATTTGTCTATCATGAGCCTTTCAACTCAGCCAGACTGATAACTTTTGCCTTTATCTGGAGCGGAATTGCTGTCTATGTTGCAGATGGAATAAGCAAAAATTTCAAAACCATGCAAAAAATCAGCAACTGA
- a CDS encoding EAL domain-containing protein, which produces MNTTPDFSIHELIENDGLTTVLQPLISMNRKGLIGFEALTRAIHPRTGDNIPPFTLFNMCEDLETLTRLDRACRKKAFETFAPISKTDRSLLLSVNIDAAIINEETFNYGLTGKMAAQCGIPASNIILEIIESKAGSDAALTSFVGKSREHGFLIALDDVGTGHSNLDRIPSLEPDIIKIDRSLITDINEKFYNLEVTRSLISLAERTGSLPLAEGIETVEEALTLMTLGVDVFQGFYFGKPMPAAIAVTPDTTPIKYLASRFKTHILEKLNRQKIMENSYKRMAGKLREALMDGTPGTADSALSAFITENTGIECAYILDTNGSQISETICNPYKLKENRRLIYQPAPLGADHSLKEYYLIIKSGNQWHTTAPYISLASGNNCVTVSTKLYDTPKSPILCIDIST; this is translated from the coding sequence ATGAATACGACACCAGACTTCTCCATACACGAACTCATTGAAAACGATGGTTTAACCACTGTCCTGCAGCCGCTTATCTCCATGAACCGTAAGGGCCTGATAGGATTTGAAGCCCTGACCCGGGCCATCCACCCGCGTACCGGAGATAACATTCCCCCGTTCACACTTTTCAATATGTGTGAAGATCTTGAGACCCTGACCCGGCTGGACCGGGCCTGCCGCAAAAAAGCCTTTGAGACCTTTGCGCCCATTTCAAAAACCGACCGTTCCCTGCTTCTCTCCGTCAATATTGATGCGGCCATTATCAATGAAGAGACCTTCAATTACGGACTGACCGGGAAAATGGCCGCCCAGTGCGGTATTCCGGCCAGCAATATCATTCTTGAAATCATTGAATCAAAAGCCGGAAGTGATGCGGCCCTGACTTCTTTTGTGGGCAAATCCCGTGAACACGGATTCCTCATCGCCCTTGACGACGTAGGCACCGGACACTCAAACCTCGACCGTATCCCTTCGCTTGAACCGGACATCATTAAAATTGACCGTTCCCTGATCACTGACATCAATGAAAAATTTTACAATCTGGAAGTAACCCGCTCCCTGATCAGCCTCGCCGAGCGCACAGGTTCACTTCCCCTTGCCGAAGGCATCGAGACCGTAGAGGAAGCCCTGACCCTGATGACACTGGGAGTGGATGTGTTTCAGGGCTTTTATTTCGGTAAACCCATGCCCGCCGCCATTGCGGTCACCCCGGACACAACCCCCATAAAATATCTTGCTTCACGATTCAAAACCCATATTCTGGAAAAGCTTAACCGCCAGAAAATTATGGAAAACAGCTATAAACGGATGGCCGGAAAACTGCGCGAAGCACTTATGGACGGCACTCCCGGAACTGCGGACTCGGCACTTTCCGCCTTTATTACCGAAAACACGGGAATCGAGTGCGCATATATTCTGGACACCAACGGCTCCCAGATTTCCGAGACAATCTGCAACCCATACAAACTTAAGGAAAACAGGCGGCTTATTTACCAGCCTGCCCCGCTGGGTGCGGACCACTCACTCAAAGAATATTACCTGATCATCAAGTCCGGCAACCAGTGGCATACCACTGCCCCGTACATTTCCCTTGCCTCGGGCAACAACTGCGTCACAGTTTCCACGAAATTGTACGACACCCCCAAATCGCCCATTCTCTGCATAGATATCAGCACATAA